In one window of Tumebacillus algifaecis DNA:
- a CDS encoding DUF4362 domain-containing protein yields the protein MNMRKFLVLFCFLMLATGCSSTQQYSSETAIQNGDVISEGPKTGNLDKFYKFLSDMESQQPSDVKITRYTKEGDPIFFTMQYDGKKIKVFIDSSKDKFGGGTQTFQCLSIEKDEHAYETEYSLTGCDISSPLNILIVEKK from the coding sequence ATGAACATGCGAAAATTTTTAGTTTTATTCTGCTTCCTTATGTTAGCGACAGGCTGTTCGTCAACTCAACAATATAGTTCTGAGACAGCGATTCAAAATGGAGATGTCATCTCGGAAGGACCTAAGACTGGGAATCTCGACAAGTTTTATAAGTTCTTATCGGATATGGAATCACAGCAGCCATCGGACGTGAAGATTACCCGCTATACAAAAGAAGGAGACCCGATCTTCTTCACTATGCAATATGATGGTAAAAAAATCAAAGTCTTCATAGATTCTTCCAAAGATAAGTTTGGTGGTGGTACCCAAACTTTTCAGTGCCTGTCAATCGAAAAGGATGAACATGCATATGAAACCGAATATTCACTTACCGGATGCGATATCTCTTCCCCGCTAAACATACTGATCGTGGAAAAGAAATGA